One segment of Ricinus communis isolate WT05 ecotype wild-type chromosome 8, ASM1957865v1, whole genome shotgun sequence DNA contains the following:
- the LOC8286107 gene encoding 60S ribosomal protein L23a has protein sequence MAPPKDSKKPDAKAQAVKAAKAVKSGPTFKKKSLKIRTKVTFHRPKTLKKDRSPKYPRISAPPRNKLDQYQILKYPLTTESAMKKIEDNNTLVFIVDLRADKKKIKDAVKKMYDIQAKKVNTLIRPDGTKKAYVRLTPDYDALDVANKIGII, from the exons ATGGCACCACCTAAAG ATTCGAAGAAGCCTGATGCCAAGGCACAGGCAGTGAAGGCTGCGAAAGCAGTGAAGTCTGGACCAACATTTAAGAAGAAGTCCCTGAAGATCAGAACTAAGGTTACATTCCACCGCCCAAAGACATTGAAGAAGGATAGGAGTCCCAAGTATCCTCGCATCAGTGCTCCACCAAGaaacaagcttgaccagtaTCAGATTTTGAAGTATCCTCTCACAACTGAGTCTGCTATGAAGAAAATTGAGGATAACAACACTTTGGTGTTCATTGTTGATCTCCGTGCTgacaagaaaaagattaaGGATGCAGTCAAGAAGATGTATGATATTCAGGCCAAGAAAGTCAATACCTTGATCAG GCCTGATGGGACAAAGAAAGCCTATGTCAGATTGACACCAGACTACGATGCCTTGGATGTGGCAAACAAAATTGGAATTATCTAA
- the LOC8286110 gene encoding uncharacterized protein LOC8286110 isoform X2: MEKEKDCQLLTPPPKRQSIKTQSHFNTYPLWKDKLRENCYKRVREDRNRLLWKMRLPTPNKSITDKDFIKSAFQNIVSDELKKMRHSSLDADLKIPTSAPDPSDILWEYDGLHDAYQGECEDMLEMQRIFNEDLRAEPTRKEPENDIEIWEDEEDEYLARAVFENMRLNDKLVHKETWCPICKQGQLQENYQLIYFSLCELQLSKGDEVNLETLQTRLPSLIILLTIII; encoded by the exons atggaaaaggagaaagattGTCAGCTTTTAACGCCACCACCAAAACGACAGTCAATTAAAACGCAGTCGCATTTTAATACATACCCTCTTTGGAAAGACAAG CTGAGGGAAAATTGTTACAAAAGGGTTAGAGAAGACAGGAATCGCTTGCTCTGGAAAATGAGGTTACCTACTCCTAATAAATCTATTACTGACaag GATTTTATCAAATCTGCTTTCCAGAACATAGTTTCTGACGAACTGAAGAAAATGAGGCACTCGTCATTAGATGCTGATTTGAAGATTCCAACTTCTGCCCCCGATCCAAGTGATATATTATGGGAATATGATGGCCTTCATGATGCTTATCAAGGCGAATGTGAAGACATGTTGGAGATGCAGAGGATCTTCAATGAAGATCTCAGGGCAGAACCAACTAGAAAAG AACCTGAAAACGACATTGAAATCTGGGAGGATGAAGAAGATGAATACCTGGCTCGTGCTGTTTTTGAGAACATGCGATTGAATGATAAGCTG GTGCACAAGGAGACCTGGTGTCCTATCTGTAAGCAAGGACAATTGCAAGAGAACTACcaacttatatattttagtctTTGTGAATTACAACTCAGTAAAGGCGATGAG GTTAATTTGGAGACATTGCAGACTCGACTACCATCATTAATTATTCTATTGactataattatttga
- the LOC8286110 gene encoding uncharacterized protein LOC8286110 isoform X1: MEKEKDCQLLTPPPKRQSIKTQSHFNTYPLWKDKLRENCYKRVREDRNRLLWKMRLPTPNKSITDKDFIKSAFQNIVSDELKKMRHSSLDADLKIPTSAPDPSDILWEYDGLHDAYQGECEDMLEMQRIFNEDLRAEPTRKEPENDIEIWEDEEDEYLARAVFENMRLNDKLVHKETWCPICKQGQLQENYQLIYFSLCELQLSKGDEVILLPLCSMRFLFLAHNILSLLFISLAVQATYEERIHF, from the exons atggaaaaggagaaagattGTCAGCTTTTAACGCCACCACCAAAACGACAGTCAATTAAAACGCAGTCGCATTTTAATACATACCCTCTTTGGAAAGACAAG CTGAGGGAAAATTGTTACAAAAGGGTTAGAGAAGACAGGAATCGCTTGCTCTGGAAAATGAGGTTACCTACTCCTAATAAATCTATTACTGACaag GATTTTATCAAATCTGCTTTCCAGAACATAGTTTCTGACGAACTGAAGAAAATGAGGCACTCGTCATTAGATGCTGATTTGAAGATTCCAACTTCTGCCCCCGATCCAAGTGATATATTATGGGAATATGATGGCCTTCATGATGCTTATCAAGGCGAATGTGAAGACATGTTGGAGATGCAGAGGATCTTCAATGAAGATCTCAGGGCAGAACCAACTAGAAAAG AACCTGAAAACGACATTGAAATCTGGGAGGATGAAGAAGATGAATACCTGGCTCGTGCTGTTTTTGAGAACATGCGATTGAATGATAAGCTG GTGCACAAGGAGACCTGGTGTCCTATCTGTAAGCAAGGACAATTGCAAGAGAACTACcaacttatatattttagtctTTGTGAATTACAACTCAGTAAAGGCGATGAGGTTATACTATTGCCACTTTGTTCTATgcgatttctttttcttgcacACAATATATTGTCTCTGCTATTTATCTCTTTGGCTGTCCAAGCAACATATGAAGAAAGAATACATTTTTGA
- the LOC8286110 gene encoding uncharacterized protein LOC8286110 isoform X3 — protein sequence MEKEKDCQLLTPPPKRQSIKTQSHFNTYPLWKDKLRENCYKRVREDRNRLLWKMRLPTPNKSITDKDFIKSAFQNIVSDELKKMRHSSLDADLKIPTSAPDPSDILWEYDGLHDAYQGECEDMLEMQRIFNEDLRAEPTRKEPENDIEIWEDEEDEYLARAVFENMRLNDKLVHKETWCPICKQGQLQENYQLIYFSLCELQLSKGDEKFQSLL from the exons atggaaaaggagaaagattGTCAGCTTTTAACGCCACCACCAAAACGACAGTCAATTAAAACGCAGTCGCATTTTAATACATACCCTCTTTGGAAAGACAAG CTGAGGGAAAATTGTTACAAAAGGGTTAGAGAAGACAGGAATCGCTTGCTCTGGAAAATGAGGTTACCTACTCCTAATAAATCTATTACTGACaag GATTTTATCAAATCTGCTTTCCAGAACATAGTTTCTGACGAACTGAAGAAAATGAGGCACTCGTCATTAGATGCTGATTTGAAGATTCCAACTTCTGCCCCCGATCCAAGTGATATATTATGGGAATATGATGGCCTTCATGATGCTTATCAAGGCGAATGTGAAGACATGTTGGAGATGCAGAGGATCTTCAATGAAGATCTCAGGGCAGAACCAACTAGAAAAG AACCTGAAAACGACATTGAAATCTGGGAGGATGAAGAAGATGAATACCTGGCTCGTGCTGTTTTTGAGAACATGCGATTGAATGATAAGCTG GTGCACAAGGAGACCTGGTGTCCTATCTGTAAGCAAGGACAATTGCAAGAGAACTACcaacttatatattttagtctTTGTGAATTACAACTCAGTAAAGGCGATGAG AAATTTCAAAGTCTCCTTTAG
- the LOC8286108 gene encoding RING-H2 finger protein ATL66 produces the protein MEPYVIGSIIAFCTFLLLFAYYRILKPIFCALNTLSVSRHPVQMRRLNESNIQDSSLQIHSHGLESTIMHSLPITQFKNKKEEEPRVSNNECAVCLGEYEEGEWLKHLPNCAHVFHVACIDTWFQTHSNCPLCRSHVYDLSHEYSMSINILLETPRREDFFHESSEDYQILRAEILCNSMFRPEEIGAEVSTRMSREIL, from the coding sequence ATGGAACCATATGTGATTGGCTCGATTATTGCTTTCTGCACTTTCCTCCTCTTGTTCGCTTACTACAGAATACTAAAACCAATATTCTGTGCGCTGAACACCCTGTCTGTCAGCAGGCATCCGGTTCAGATGAGGCGTCTAAATGAGAGTAACATCCAAGATTCGTCCTTGCAGATTCACAGCCATGGACTGGAATCTACCATTATGCATTCTTTACCAATCACTCAGTTCAAGAACAAGAAAGAAGAGGAGCCGAGAGTAAGCAACAATGAGTGCGCAGTTTGCTTGGGGGAGTATGAAGAAGGGGAATGGCTGAAACATCTACCAAATTGTGCTCATGTATTTCACGTTGCCTGTATTGACACTTGGTTTCAGACTCACTCAAATTGCCCTCTTTGCAGATCCCATGTCTATGATCTAAGTCATGAATATTCCATGTCAATCAACATATTGCTAGAAACTCCTAGAAGGGAAGACTTTTTCCATGAAAGTTCAGAAGATTACCAAATCTTACGCGCTGAGATCCTATGCAACTCTATGTTTAGACCTGAAGAAATAGGTGCTGAAGTTTCAACCCGCATGAGTAGAGAAATTCTGTAG